The nucleotide sequence cactatgtcatatctgaaattaatctaactatcatcaccaaaaatacaaattcaaatatcacaaaactttcaacctaatttgaaataaccgcatctactaacaaatctacatcaagattaaagataagaatcacaaaagaacatggtaagatatataacactcattgcaacttatcagaacatcaaacggatcctttgttcaaatctgtggatcccttgccagataaagcttgtgatacatctcatgaaaccctagatctgctcatcgagcatcccacagaacaaactaaaataaaaaatacataacaatctatcttttcacaattccatatctaaatgacctaaatatcataattatcacacaaccatgacacttatcagtcccaaaaatgaaggaaaagatcaaaatataacagaacaaagtaaaatcaaaactacaaaaacaatttatcctttcactatgtcatatctgaaattaatctaactatcatcaccaaaaatacaaattcaaatatcacaaaactttcaacctaatttgaaataaccgcatctactaacaaatctacatcaagataaaagataagaatcacaaaagaacatggtaagatatataacactcattgcaacttatcagaacatcaaacggatcccttgttcaaatctgtggatcccttgccagataaagcttgtgatacatctcatgaaaccctagatctgctcatcgagcatcccacagaacaaactaaaatcaaaaatacataaaatctatcttttcactattccatatctaaatgacctaaatatcataattatcacacaaccatgacacttatcagtcccaaaaatgaaggaaaagatcaaaatataacagaacaaagtaaaatcaaaactacaaaaacaatttatcctttcactatgtcatatatGAAATTaatctaactatcatcaccaaaaatacaaattcaaatatcacaaaactttcaacctaatttgaaataaccgcatctactaacaaatctacatcaagattaaagataaatcaacatttagaacctaacctgagtcgattcatcacaaaacacatgcgaaactccttcgtaaacctcagatttcgtctttcgaacatccgtcaaccgcttcacctgaaaagtaagaatcacaaaagaacatggtaagatatctactaacaaatctacatcaagattaaagataaatcaacatttagaacctaacctgagtcgattcatcacaaaacacatgagaaaatccttcgtaaacctcagatttcgtccttcgaacatccgtcaaccgcttcacctgaaaagtaagaatcacaaaagaacatggtaagatatctactaacaaatctacatcaagattaaagataaagcaacttatcagaacatcaaacggatcccttgttcaaatctgtggatcccttgccagataaaacggatcccttgttcaaatctgtggatcccttgccagaacatctcatgaaacccttgatctgctcatcaaacggatctggtgatagattcaaacggatctggtgatagatctcatgaaaccctagatcgccgagaagagagagaagagagagagaagagagagagaagatctgatgttgttttgtgagatgtgtgagcattgagagagaaagcatatggtgatccgtgtgaagtcaaatggacggtcccgatcttgatccgtgtgagaaagttaaacaattggacggcagatgtataaccttgtaaagggtaaatggttttgtgttttcttgtgccttaacagttgtacattgtgcattaagtgttttttcaacaccttgttcaattaccatcttgtccttcacatatccttattaaagtagtatagatatatatatatatatatatatatatatatatatatatattattactattgtTACTAGGGGTTCATCCAGTACTGCATATTTCGCTAGTCGTATTTCCAAACGAGCCTCTCCCCTATTTGCCTTATTATTTCTCCTTCATCCCCTAACTCCTCACCAAAAGTGCGGAGTTCCTGCACGTTTTTGGTACTCATGGGTGGTGGTAGTGCGGGTATTGGGTCAGGGTACGGTGGTACGGGTTCTCCATATGGGTATGGGTTTTCTAGTATTTCCCGAACATACTGATCAGCATCCCAATATGAATCTAGAGGGTCAGGATTGGGGTATGGTGCTATAGGATTTGCTATGGGTTCCTCCTGTGGGTAGAGTTCTCGAAAATCCCTATGTTCAACATCCCATGGGTCATAAGCTAGAGGATTTGGTGCTGGGATTCTAGGGATTTCATTTGAGTCGAAGGCGGATATGGGAATCTGGTCTCTTGGGTTAGGTTTTATTTCCATGGGTTGGGTTGGGAACAGTGGTAGTGGTTGTGGTGCAATGATTTGTAATAAGTTTGGGTCTGCGGCAGTAGTAGCTAGTATGTGAACGTTGGCTAATCACCTATTGATTATGTCTTGAGTCTGGGCATTCATCTTCCTATTTGTTGCTGCTAAAGCCTTTTGTTGCTGTAATTTCCTCATTCTTTTCCTACACTCGTGTGTTCcccgactgaaccatcctctctttttggtAGGGAATGGTTCTTCGGATTGCACCTTAAATATGAAGATCCCCTCTTCTGTATCAGTTGAATACCTCGAAGGAGTTGGCTGGGAAGAAGTTCCTTCATCTCTAGGAGAACTAGACAATTGACGATAGGCGTCTGACGgaccttgatcactcatactgtaaactaataAATTgccaaataacacaaaacaataatatacagatatgcaTGTAATCTCATAGACTATTTCCTAACATAATAGATAAAATTTTGGTGTCATCAGAAAACTTCTATGGCTGAAATCAGtggttgtagctctgataccaccttctttcgcaacccccgacccctgccccaGGAGGCGGGCGGTCGCGAGCTACTCAgagctggtggtatcggtgtttattaatttggtagcggaattttcatcagaaccgtagttaggaaatagtttatcagagtagAACACCACAtctttataattaataaatacatgggaaattcCAAAGTTTctattacaaacatgtttttaagtgtgacaattgtcaaaattgcatgtatccgtacaataatTAGACAATGATTAATGCTTTAATGATTGTGCTGATTTAAAGTTTATGACATGAATGTTTTCTGATTATtgttatcatacatacatgtccatcatatattgcaaaatttcatatcattattgcatgcaacactTATTGATTCAATTGATGCACGAAACAAAGTTAGCACAATTATCAGACAAATCAGAgaaatgctgacggagttcagtacataggcagacatggtattgagacacagaatgagctaGAAACCAaaagttacactagtatagtgtgtaggaaagtaaggatcataaacctgtcttcctagagatagtttaagtgccggaaagtgcccaAAACTCACATAaattgctgaattcagcaaaattctGCTTTTAAACAACTTAATATTATGTAGaattatggttaaatggtccataatgctttcctaagtgtcgggaatcacaactgtcacaaaaggtaacataaagcacactaaaatgcatagtttagcaccttaacgaaccggtaaccaaccgaacaaccggacattacccaaaacaccaaattttcactagaagcattgttttatcatttctGAGGTAGTTATGGTCCCTGAACATCATAACACCCTATGTAGCATCATAACAACTAAATTCCCTAACTAGACACTTAGAAACTAACTTGATAATCTAACTAATCTTTACAACCTAAACTATACCCCCCTCCTATTTACAGCCACCAAGGGTGGCCCACACTTTAACCCTGTTTTAATCTCTCCCCAATCGGACCCATTTTACCAGTCCAAACGCagccatcatatgcttacaaagCCCAACCATGTAATCGGGCCAGTTGTGGTTTTCTTTTAGTTAAAGCCCAGCAATGGGGTGTGCGGCCCAGTGACTACGCAAGGCCCGTCACGTGTGCTACGTGATCCATTGGGGTACCGGCCCGGAGTCACTCTTTGAAGCCCAGCCCGCATAGTGTGCGGCTGTCCCAAAACATCTCGCAGCCCAATACCGATAACCCATTACCGATCCAATCAAACAGATTAATTAGCCGATTAGTGTCATTACCTCACATGACCCTAACTGTCGTCTAATTATTACGATAATTAACACGTAATCATCATCTCAATGAATCAAACATTATGATTATCACAACATAAATTTATTATATGATCAACAACCGGAGTCGGCATTCCTAAACCTAATATCCAGTTAAATCGAGTAGCACCACATGAATAAACTATGCAGCCTAGTTCACTAAATCAAAATTTGCGACCCACTAGGCAATGTATAACAGAACTTTTCCATTTGATCTAAAAAGAGATACATGCATGTTATCATGTGCAGACCATTTACATCACAGCCATTTAAATGCATGTGCGGCCCACTTAACTCAAACTTTAAGGACTGAAATGATCAAATTTGGACAGTTGTGATTTATTTATGTTCGGATACATGTTTAGCATACATATTAGGTTATATTTCAAAGACATGTGCTGACATATGATGACACCTTATGTGAGGACAGTATGTATGTGGCCCTAGTTTATCAATCATCACATGTTAATATCATGAACTATTAAATCATCTTTCATCATATAATCAGTAATTCCCTTATTCTCATGTCAAGAAACACCACTAAACAATCATACACATAGTCACACATAATGAATAACTTGACTCGGGCATTGATTACATACCGAAGATAGAAGGGATACAGATATACGAAGGAAGCCCTGATGAGACCCGCTGCCGCCAGTCACACACCCGAGGAGAAAGAGTTGGGTAATTAGGGTTAGTTTATGTGAGAATTGTGTGATATTTGATGGccatgcactcctcttaatcgcGTAAATATACCCCTAATACTACCGGCCTGATCTTGGGCTTTTAAGGGAAACTGGGCCAGACTTTTGGGCTTTAAGGAAAAGTACGAACGGGTTAAGTGTGGGGGTTCTATTCCGGCCCAAGTGTGTAACTAGACGAAGTTCACAACATTTATTTACTCTATTACGTACATACGAATACGCCATTGCGACATAAGTAATCAAACATGTATAACACGTTTAACAGTTTCATGTTTAGCTAACATGCACACATAAATATTTAGAGATGTACGAGTGTAACCCACTAAGTCTCGTATGATCGCAATATACAAGAAATTGAACGTAAAGACACACGCCAAAGATTGTGGAGTTTAAGTAGTGCTAACCTTAAGTATTCAGGTTGTCACATCAGCctcaacttgaaagaaatttcgtcccgaaatttgataagcggTCAAAAGGGAAAAATGAAGTGATGACTAAATCAGGATAACTGTGGATTTTCCCCGGGTACCACACCGACGATGACACTGCTATGTCTGTTGCACCATCTCCTGCTCGTGATCCCACGCCTCCACACGACCCCGAGCATGTCCCCGATCCGGACCCTATTTATTTTGGTCAGCCTGATGTTGCACCTGTTGACCCTGAGCCGATTCCTACTCATGACCATGTCCCTTTTggtttaccagacattgcacctCTTATTCCTAACCCAGTTCCTCCACTTGTTGATCTTCTAGTTGTTGAGCCATTTATTCCTCCACCCGTACCCACTGATGTTGCTCCTCTCCCTCCTGTAGAGTCTGATGTCCACCGCACCGATTTACCGATTGTTTTCCTTCAGGACATCCCTGCACCCCGTCCATGGGAAGGTACTTCGGGCCAGCACCCGAGTTACGATCCTTTTGCTTCGGCAGCTTTTCCTCAGATTGCACCGTTTGCTCCCTTCACTTCTACGCTGCTTGACGAGCCATTCTGATGGTTCCCACCATACTCTATGCCGATCTCAGATCCCTACCATCCCTCCCATTTTGTTAGCTACAAACAGGATGAGTTACTTTTATCGCTTCAGCTACAGTTTGAGGTATTGAGTcgcagagttttggagcttgagctgactcCACGTCCCCCACCTTGTCCCTgccagtctacttttgttcctccACATTCATCACCGTCTCCTTTTGCACATCCACTTGCTCCTCTTACTCCTTTTCCAGGTTTTGATGCTCGTTTCCTTACAGTCGAGCAGCAGATCAGTTATTTGCTTCGCCGTGTACACGAGCTAGAGGAGGAGCTTGCGCATGTTCGCAGCTTGCCTTTCTTCCCTCCTCCtattggtgcacgaatgtctaaagcctgcgtcttagtcttagtccagtttgtatagggtctaggggtcataTGTGTCAATTATGTATAGTATAGGGGGCTGGTTGTAAGTTTGTTTGTTATgtcctgatttcgccccaaaggacattgtgtcatttggagcgaaatcactagcttctgatttcgccccaaatgacacagtgtcattaggagcgaaatcaccacccctatatatagtgttattgttttctcattttgtaccTGAATGTTTactgtgtagccgaactgctgctcaAATTTTCTGTGAAAGATTAATGAGAAAACTTGTTTAAAGTGATCCGtttctgtttctactcaatttctactttgattcatgctgtttgtgtatttccgctgcataaacagtagtatctagctctgattgactcactcgactgtcaataacggtcctacaattggtatcagagccagttatgagctaGAATACCAGAATCAAAGCTTTTTTACTACACCTTTTGAGTTTCTGGACATTgccacggacaaaatggactgaaatttggACATATTGTATAAAAttgacaattaacaaacccttgagagtttcagcATAAAAAACAGCTTAAAAGTGGTTAAAAATGGCTCgagatctgatttcgctcgagagtgTTAtcagttgatttcgctccaaaaggtttgatttcgctcgagcagtagaagcgaaatcagtgatttcgctcgtgaagtctgatttcgctcgagattcaatcactgatttcgctccaaaggtaaTTCCGCTCTGAATTACcttctaatttcgctccaaagttttcaagtttttgatttcgctcgagataacactcagatttcgctccaaagggtcactttctgatttcgctccagagagCAAAGTTTGATTTCGCTCCCAACTTTAAAGTCTGATTTCGCCTGAAACATCATTTTAAGTGTGTAAAACATGATTTGAGCGTTAAGTCCGTTTCGTTTGTGATATCGTGTTGGGAATTCAGTCTGTGTAGAAAGTTTTCAGTATAAAGTAACCTATCtttcaaaaagttaaaaatttttcAGAATTTGTCACATAAAAtaaaatggaaaatcaagatttTTACAATCTTTTTGCGGGAAGCGGCATGACGGCAACACAAAATCCGGCAAGCatagttcaaaatgtcaacatggagaatgaactaggaacaatgcagaaaccgccaaagcttatgaACTTGGATGAGTATGCCGGATGGTCGGGTCGCTTCaagaattgggttcaagccaaccattttgagtgttggatgaagatagagaaaaaaTATGTTCCACCTGTTGATGGAGTGGGATTACCGAAAGGCATTGGAAGCTTGACTGACACTGAACAGAATGATTTTAAGGCGGAGAAGAAGATGGTCAGTATTCTCCAACAGgccataaaagaagatattcttgtGCTGCTACAACATGATGACGACTCATAATCGATGTGGCAAGCATTAAAGTTGAAATTCCAAGGCAGTGTTTcgatgatcaaaagcaagaaagccctaatcaagaaagagtttgacatctTTACTGGGATGAAGGGTGAAACGACTAAGCAGTTGATTGAACGTTATTGTCATCTTGTGGTAGAAATTAGAAGATTAGAAATTAAAAAGACAGACGAGGAATGGATCGACAAATTGTCCGACGCATTACCTTATGCTGAATGGGGCACGTACttaatgatgttgaaaaacaactCGGATTTCGTGAATTTAAATCTCAGTGCATTCATTGAAAAGATAGAAGCTCATGAATTGGAATTGTTGAAAATCAGGAAGATGAATTCAGCAAATGTACAGCAAGACGTATCTCTTTACTACAAAGGAAGCTCTCCTGTTGTAACAAATCAAAGTCCGAAGATACAGACGGGTTTTAGTGCTGATACCAATTCAAGTGCTTCTACAAACACTCCACAATCAAACAAGTCTTCACCGTTTGCGAACTATGAGCCAAACTTCAAAGCTCAGGAGCAGCCTTCACCTCAAAGTTCTACAAGTTCTAATAATCAGGCTTACATTTCTGGGGTGCAGTGTAACATCGCAGTGAATATTAAGAATGGAAATGAAATTACTGAATCAACCGCGAAACAACACACTGCTTTACTGGCTTCCATTTTAGAGGCGTATGAAGGATTAGTGGCGGGTAGGATTGGTAATCC is from Helianthus annuus cultivar XRQ/B chromosome 9, HanXRQr2.0-SUNRISE, whole genome shotgun sequence and encodes:
- the LOC110875570 gene encoding WAS/WASL-interacting protein family member 3-like translates to MSVAPSPARDPTPPHDPEHVPDPDPIYFGQPDVAPVDPEPIPTHDHVPFGLPDIAPLIPNPVPPLVDLLVVEPFIPPPVPTDVAPLPPVESDVHRTDLPIVFLQDIPAPRPWEGTSGQHPSYDPFASAAFPQIAPFAPFTSTLLDEPF